One Halichondria panicea chromosome 6, odHalPani1.1, whole genome shotgun sequence genomic window carries:
- the LOC135337130 gene encoding uncharacterized protein LOC135337130: protein MHCTWLVLLLTLATVTRSEYYHIVPVDSTDLCHDYQNKTCFTLEQLVQTALLSGGDNLTLSFLPGDHLLSEILYICNFGEVIIAGQNATINLNNSGRVLLSNISALSIEGLHFTGAGDESSSGYMNISQELFIAECYLVDLKLLKLEACTLWITRTVTVTIEQVLFVNNTSTYRALYVEADNVYIEKSDFFSNNGGAVNIESNQIVINGSRFDSNTAVCGGAVFVASASVTISWCNFTNNSAYHNGGAIRSMTYESNLFISNCALLNNNAIIDGGAISIWFGSVSISDSELAYNSAAESGGAINIWLGGVSISDSELAYNSAERAGGAISILSGELLISDSELTNNKAAVSGGAIGLYRVNASIMSCNITDNEAVVGNGGTSAGGAILALIGTISISKVMIKNNSADFGGVISVADVPVIISDCVLTNNRATKQDGVIAVVISTLIITNTSIFDNLEGENIIYAVHSNLSFIGVNTVSNNINPVYALSSRVEFNGPTTLSNNRGVQGGAIRAVQSQIYINAEGVVISNNTATFGGGVFLRESTLSIHYPIEISHNTAQNGGGIYAYSSEIEFDSKVTTGCIFNHQFVLCTCSDMEPVLFVSIIDRNDAQNGGGIYAVASNIKAFSHAHVHIKSNSANNSGGGIYLRQSSKIHILKQDVELELGKTLVILEIYSNTAQYGGGIFVADSTESGVCRGEDVTTAGDLPQTECFIQTIDLYGFDNNSIKGVIPLIQAFFSLLMTGFNEEVKCLNSAINNRNTFLTNNTATQSGADIYGGLLDRCTVDVSAELSSSDNGFEYLNNTVHYSWIASKAVRVKLCNTTKQTISVRKGQAFTISVMAVDQAGNPMNNAKIHSSVITESSRVDRLKEGQAQQEVGNQCTELEYNVFSQDSSAQVELYADGPCNNLGISRQILNISFLKCECPIGLKPIMSSIECKCDCDPVLQQEYQITNCSEDNGTIKLESNNNIWIGVTNTTNGSGYVVSNCTFDYCVLKPVNISLSNPDKQCAYNRSGVLCGECESGLSLVLGTSRCELCSNTYLLLLVPFALAGIVLVVFILVFNITVATGTIHGLIFYTNVLAANQSIFIPFHNPLTVFISWVNLDLGIETCFYDRMNSQAKVLLQIVFPAYLFLLMFLIIILSKYFDSFSKLLSNRNPVAALGTLVLLSYSKLLRFIIAALQYRVLYYPDGATKVLDFPNNSSDIVWMYDGNVQYFTPGHVPRFVFAAIILISGILFTVVLLFGQWLPRCSKWKLMKWTKNTYYNGFMDAYHAPFTPKHRYWVGLLLFSLIAHNLITAFLALDTSLPVLSAGSITVGLNIFKSQNYPVYKIRFNDLLETLFFLNLAILAYGTLYIGSINGNQVIISNISMAVAFILFVVIVCYHCYEYILKTVPVLQNALKLRKLIPRVRKLEKYEMENETWTNADRYTDEAMEESDPDHSLDQLREPALDVLTPLTTEDYRPAPPPPQATADNAPKVTHTVIDVVKQ, encoded by the coding sequence ATGCACTGCACCTGGTTGGTGCTGCTACTgaccctagctactgttaccaggagtgagtactatcacattgtgccagtggattcaaccGACTTGTGTCATGACTATCAAAATAAAACTTGtttcactctcgagcagcttgttcaaacagccctgttatctggtggagacaatctcaccttgagctttctacctggagatcatTTATTGAGTGAAATCCTTTACATTTGTAATTTTGGAGAGGTGATTATTGCTGGCCAAAATGCCACCATCAATTTGAACAATTCTGGTAGAGTGCTGTTATCCAATATCAGTGCATTGAGTATCgaaggtttgcatttcactGGAGCAGGTGATGAAAGTAGTTCAGGCTACATGAACATTTCTCAAGAATTATTTATCGCTGAATGCTATTTGGTAGACTTGAAATTGCTAAAGTTGGAAGCTTGTACACTCTGGATCACTCGTACGGTAACTGTGACGATTGAACAAGTTCTCTTTGTGAACAACACTAGCACTTACAGAGCATTATATGTTGAGGCTGataatgtgtacattgaaaagAGTGACTTCTTCAGTAACAATGGCGGTGCAGTGAACATTGAATCAAATCAAATTGTTATTAATGGTTCAAGGTTCGATTCCAATACTGCTGTATGTGGTGGAGCAGTGTTTGTGGCCTCTGCAAGTGTGACTATCAGTTGGTGCAACTTTACAAATAATAGCGCTTATCAtaatggtggagcgattagaTCTATGACCTACGAAAGTAACTTGTTCATTTCCAACTGTGCGCTACTAAACAATAATGCTATCATTGACGGTGGAGCAATTAGTATCTGGTTTGGGAGTGTCTCAATCTCCGACAGTGAGCTAGCGTACAACAGTGCTGCTGAATCTGGTGGAGCAATTAATATCTGGTTAGGGGGTGTCTCAATCTCCGACAGTGAGCTAGCGTACAACAGTGCTGAGAGAGCAGGTGGAGCGATTTCGATTTTGAGTGGAGAGTTACTAATATCCGATAGCGAGCTAACAAACAACAAGGCTGCAGTctctggtggagcgattggaCTTTACAGAGTTAATGCATCTATCATGAGCTGTAATATAACGGACAATGAAGCTGTAGTTGGTAATGGAGGAACTAGCGctggtggagcgattttgGCATTGATTGGAACTATATCTATCTCCAAAGTCATGATTAAAAATAACAGTGCTGATTTTGGTGGAGTAATTTCTGTTGCTGATGTGCCTGTTATCATTTCCGACTGTGTGCTCACCAACAACAGAGCCACCAAACAAGATGGAGTGATTGCGGTTGTTATCTCAACTTTGATAATTACTAATACAAGCATATTTGACAATTTAGAGGGTGAAAATATCATTTACGCAGTGCATTCTAACTTGTCATTTATAGGAGTTAACACCGTTAGCAATAATATAAACCCTGTGTATGCTCTAAGCAGTCGAGTGGAGTTCAATGGACCCACAACTCTCAGTAACAATCGTGGTGTGCAGGGTGGAGCCATCAGAGCAGTCCAGAGTCAAATCTATATCAATGCAGAAGGAGTGGTCATTTCTAACAATACTGCTACCTTTGGAGGAGGTGTGTTTCTGAGAGAGAGTACACTCTCTATTCACTATCCAATAGAGATATCCCATAACACAGCACAAAATGGTGGTGGGATTTATGCATACTCAAGCGAAATTGAATTTGATTCGAAGGTTACTACTGGTTGTATATTTAATCATCAGTTTgtcctgtgtacatgtagtgacatGGAACCTGTACTGTTTGTGAGTATTATAGATCGAAATGATGCTCAAAATGGAGGAGGTATTTATGCAGTCGCTTCAAACATCAAGGCCTTTTCTCACGCTCACGTCCACATCAAGTCAAACTCAGCAAACAATAGCGGAGGTGGAATTTATTTACGACAAAGTTCTAAGATACATATTCTGAAACAGGACGTGGAGCTAGAGCTTGGTAAAACGCTGGTCATACTAGAAATCTACAGTAACACGGCTCAATATGGAGgggggatatttgtggcagacAGTActgagagtggtgtgtgtagaggagagGATGTAACTACTGCAGGAGATCTGCCACAAACAGagtgcttcattcaaactaTAGATCTCTATGGTTTTGATAACAATTCTATTAAGGGTGTGATACCTTTGATCCAAGCTTTCTTTTCTTTATTAATGACTGGATTTAATGAAGAAGTTAAATGTTTGAACAGTGCAATCAATAATCGCAACACTTTTCTgacaaacaacacagctacccagtcaggagcagatATTTACGGAGGTCTTTTGGACAGGTGTACGGTGGATGTATCAGCCGAACTCTCTTCATCAGACAATGGATTTGAGTACTTGAACAATACTGTGCATTATTCATGGATAGCTTCAAAGGCTGTCAGAGTGAAGTTGTGTAACACCACCAAGCAGACCATTTCTGTTAGAAAAGGACAAGCATTCACaatcagtgttatggctgtAGACCAAGCTGGAAATCCAATGAATAATGCCAAAATTCACAGTTCTGTTATCACTGAGAGCAGTAGAGTTGAtcgtctcaaagaaggacaaGCACAGCAAGaagttggcaatcagtgcacagaattagagtacaatgtattctcacaagacagctctgctcaagtggaactctatgctgatggtccatgcaacaatttgggaatttcaagaCAAATTCTAAACATTTCTTTTCTAAAGTGTGAATGCCCTATTGGACTCAAGCCAATCATGTCCTCAattgagtgcaagtgtgactgtgatccagtcTTGCAACAAGAATATCAAATAACAAACTGTTCTGAGGATAATGGGACCATAAAATTGGAAAGCAATAACAACATATGGATAGGAGTGACTAATACCACTAACGGAAGTGGGTATGTTGTTagtaactgtacatttgactattgtgtactaaaaccagtcaacatcagtctaagcaaccctgacaaacagtgtgcctacaatcgaagtggtgtcttgtgtggagaatgtgaatcAGGACTGAGTCTTGTGTTAGGTACTTCACGATGTGAACTCTGCTCAAACACTTACCTTCTCCTGCTAGTCCCGTTTGCCCTGGCAGGCATAGTACTAGTTGTATTCATTCTCGTTTTCAACATTACCGTAGCAACAGGCACTATCCATGGGCTGATCTTCTACACTAATGTATTAGCTGCAAATCAGTCGATTTTCATACCTTTTCATAACCCTTTGACAGTTTTCATATCGTGGGTAAATCTTGACTTAGGTATTGAGACATGCTTTTATGATAgaatgaactctcaagcaAAAGTGCTCCTTCAGATTGTCTTTCCTGCTTACCTGTTTCTTTTGATGTTcttaataatcattttaagcaagtactttgactcattttcaaagctcctctccaacaggaacccagttgctgccctaggcacactcgtcctactctcttattccaaactcttacggtttatcattgctgcactGCAATACAGGGTCTTGTATTATCCTGATGGTGCAACCAAGGTGTTGGATTTTCCCAACAATTCAAGTGATATAGTTTGGATGTATGACGGcaatgtgcaatatttcactcCCGGTCACGTCCCTCGGTTTGTTTTTGCCGCCATAATCCTCATTTCTGGTATATTGTTCACTGTAGTGCTCTTGTTTGGACAATGGCTTCCTCGCTGTTCAAAATGGAAGCTCATGAAATGGACTAAGAACACATACTACAATGGCTTCATGgatgcataccatgctccattcactcccaagcatcgctactgggtgggactgctcctaTTTTCTTTGATCGCTCATAATCTAATAACAGCCTTTTTGGCTTTGGACACTTCTCTCCCCGTACTATCAGCTGGATCTATAACTGTTGGACTTAATATTTTCAAATCACAGAATTATCCAGTGTACAAAATACGATTCAATGATTTACTGGAAACACTCTTTTTCCTCAATCTTGCAATTCTAGCGTATGGTACCCTCTACATAGGAAGCATCAATGGGAATCAAGTCATAATATCCAACATTTCAATGGCAGTGGcttttattttgtttgtggtGATAGTCTGCTACCATTGTTACGAGTACATTTTGAAAACAGTTCCTGTTCTGCAAAATGCACTCAAACTGAGAAAACTGATTCCACGAGTTCGCAAACTGGAAAAGTACGAAATGGAGAACGAAACCTGGACAAACGCGGACAGATACACTGATGAAGCCATGGAAGAATCTGACCCTGATCATTCGCTGGACCAGCTGAGAGAGCCTGCCCTGGACGTACTAACCCCCCTCACCACGgaggactacagaccagcccctccccctcctcaaGCTACAGCTGACAATGCACCCAAAGTCACGCACACTGTCATCGATGTCGTGAAACAGTAa